gtatgttcccgtatcaatagagacaaacaacagttatcgaatgagttaaacgataaaagcNNNNNNNNNNNNNNNNNNNNNNNNNNNNNNNNNNNNNNNNNNNNNNNNNNNNNNNNNNNNNNNNNNNNNNNNNNNNNNNNNNNNNNNNNNNNNNNNNNNNNNNNNNNNNNNNNNNNNNNNNNNNNNNNNNNNNNNNNNNNNNNNNNNNNNNNNNNNNNNNNNNNNNNNNNNNNNNNNNNNNNNNNNNNNNNNNNNNNNNNNNNNNNNNNNNNNNNNNNNNNNNNNNNNNNNNNNNNNNNNNNNNNNNNNNNNNNNNNNNNNNNNNNNNNNNNNNNNNNNNNNNNNNNNNNNNNNNNNNNNNNNNNNNNNNNNNNNNNNNNNNNNNNNNNNNNNNNNNNNNNNNNNNNNNNNNNNNNNNNNNNNNNNNNNNNNNNNNNNNNNNNNNNNNNNNNNNNNNNNNNNNNNNNNNNNNNNNNNNNNNNNNNNNNNNNNNNNNNNNNNNNNNNNNNNNNNNNNNNNNNNNNNNNNNNNNNNNNNNNNNNNNNNNNNNNNNNNNNNNNNNNNNNNNNNNNNNNNNNNNNNNNNNNNNNNNNNNNNNNNNNNNNNNNNNNNNNNNNNNNNNNNNNNNNNNNNNNNNNNNNNNNNNNNNNNNNNNNNNNNNNNNNNNNNNNNNNNNNNNNNNNNNNNNNNNNNNNNNNNNNNNNNNNNNNNNNNNNNNNNNNNNNNNNNNNNNNNNNNNNNNNNNNNNNNNNNNNNNNNNNNNNNNNNNNNNNNNNNNNNNNNNNNNNNNNNNNNNNNNNNNNNNNNNNNNNNNNNNNNNNNNNNNNNNNNNNNNNNNNNNNNNNNNNNNNNNNNNNNNNNNNNNNNNNNNNNNNNNNNNNNNNNNNNNNNNNNNNNNNNNNNNNNNNNNNNNNNNNNNNNNNNNNNNNNNNNNNNNNNNNNNNNNNNNNNNNNNNNNNNNNNNNNNNNNNNNNNNNNNNNNNNNNNNNNNNNNNNNNNNNNNNNNNNNNNNNNNNNNNNNNNNNNNNNNNNNNNNNNNNNNNNNNNNNNNNNNNNNNNNNNNNNNNNNNNNNNNNNNNNNNNNNNNNNNNNNNNNNNNNNNNNNNNNNNNNNNNNNNNNNNNNNNNNNNNNNNNNNNNNNNNNNNNNNNNNNNNNNNNNNNNNNNNNNNNNNNNNNNNNNNNNNNNNNNNNNNNNNNNNNNNNNNNNNNNNNNNNNNNNNNNNNNNNNNNNNNNNNNNNNNNNNNNNNNNNNNNNNNNNNNNNNNNNNNNNNNNNNNNNNNNNNNNNNNNNNNNagatgaaaataatgaaagaatggaagaaataaccctaaacttggttgattggagcctaagcatccaaggaacctcctccaaggagtgtggaatagctctggacgtttctctctgccaaaagaatccccttctaattcgcactggggctatatataagcccaaaaagataacagatagattgaagaaagatttacagaatcttgctaaaaaaaacagacaaccacccaggcgcctaaattcaccgctcagtggtttgcctTGTGCTActttgaccgctcagtggtttgcctTGTGCTACTTTGACTGAGttctcagcggaccattctggcgctcagcggcttgcttgacccttcttttcatcatttttctccttctttcatgggtttaagtccaccttacttcacttccatctttaattcatctaaaaaccctgcaaaacaatgtaaaacaagcataatatctctaaaaccaacttttgactctcaagagactcaactaagtgttttacttgatttaaagctcattctaagccataaaaggtgtgttttactatcaaatttaagcatgaaaataatggtttttagaccgttatcaaacgaccaaaagaaattcacaagacgccgctttttttgggaggcagctagcaaatggagaatgtgttactacgttaccccaagaaaggaacaaaactgcactaaaacacaacacaaagaaagcaaattttaatcagttaaactagaagataatcgatgaaagactaaactaaacaaagtttaaacggtaagcataataaaaaaaccacgcacctaggatgcaatgccgcaagagagaaaaaggagaggaagaagacgataaagatatcagaaacaacaatggaatgccgcaagagagaaaaagaagaggtgtcgcaagcgagaaaaagaagaggtgtcgcaagagaaaaaggagaagaggaagacgatatcagaaactgaatgtcgcgaagagtttgcggtttatttaaaatgaaattgggcgtcggttgctccagaaaccgacgtctatagtcacatagacgtcggttatcccattaatatgacgtccaagttaacatttaaactgactttttgaatacccattagacgtcggttttgagGGGAGCCGATGTCTAGGAAGCTAAACGGATTGatgtttgatttcctgtcagggatgttcacgacagttgtgatggggcaCCGACATATATAGTAACGTCGATGCTCATCTAGCCGACATCTAAGGCCCTCACGTTtagtgaacataattaattacaggcacatagacgaaAATTCCCCTCAACACcaacgtctaaattgaagaattttttgtcttcccgccttctagACAGACCTTAGACATCGccttttgactacgtgacgtctaagcgcctgggaattaggtgaagaacattaattgcagccaagtagacgtcggcccccgtTAACACCGACGTCATTGaactgtcttctcacctacctcaggccattagatgTCAGTTTGTGGCAACACGGACGTCTACattatcatagacgtcgccttaccttaaaaccgacgtctagtttaccaagctatttacgataatgccatcgtccactcatatacgttgAGTTACCCGCAAACCGATGTCTTCTGGATAaagttaaacaatatttttgcactagtgtatgcAAATAATAAACCATCAATTTGTTCTCAAAGTATTATTCAAAGTTGTTGTAGACATTGAAATGTTAGTTAGAATATGAAGGCAAGAGAAAAAAAGGGATAGTGGGAAAGGAAAGGTTGCACCACTACAAGAAAATATACATTTGGTGTCATTCAAAAATTGACtctatttaataaaagatattgtTAATTAATAGTGTTAGATTTATGCCACATGAAACAAACCATAGTGTTAATTCATTAACGAAGACTCTTGAGGATGGAGTTTAAGTAGTGTTAACTACTTCATCATTAATCTTTagtttgttttataataaaaaacagttTAATGTCAGTCAAGTTGACGctaacacatttttattttaaaattatatagtttaaCATCAGTTTAGCCAAATTTTAAATGacatctattttaaatattaattaaatttgtgttGGTGTAACccatagtaatttaaaaaaaaaaaaaaatcttgtagTACAACACCTCTATCttcaataaaaatagaataaacaaaatatacaaaaagattataataaatgaaagagattaatataaagatttatatagaaaaatgaaaaaaaaaaattataagtaaataaattcGTCATCTTTAATTATTGGACTAAAATTAATCTACTAAAGAcacacaaatttataatatataaattaatatcaacttaattgaaaagtaaataaatatatttgatagaatgagaatttcaattcaattatatagatatatagaaaaaacagtttataataatagaaatggGAGTTATTGATCAAAATGAATAGTATtgacttaaataataataataataaaataaatataattatttagtcaaagctaatttaaattatagtaacGTCAATTAAACCAGaactaactttatttattttattttgtaatgttCATTTCAGGTTAAAGTTTATTAAGTTGGCAACACAAATATTCTTACTCATGAAAAGATTCAAAGTAGTTAGTATTGATTTAGActagtttaaacaaattagacaTTCAGTAGATTCTTTTAGTGTctaccaataataataatataaatgtttttatttattaaaaggttAGATTTATGATTAAAAGGTTAGATTTATGATTAACTTTTTTGGTACactattatttgtattttggtacactattatttatttataagttgatCTGGTTTTTCTATGTTTTCTCATATTACGCGTGCATGGTAAAATTTACGAAGtattaaaacttttgttttcttacaaaaatattaattattaacattttaaatagttaagattaattacatataaactgttaaaagaatttagtggaaaagattttacaaaattaacgGCTGAGATTTAATAACTTAATACTGATTTAAACATGACGCACTTGGTTATCTTGATTTAACGTTTTGGTTCAACTTATCCaatagaaaaaaggaaaatatttttactcattTATCTATATCATTGACTCAAATTTTGCCGTGTTTTTCTACTCCTTCTCAAAGTCTCAAAATTTAGAACTTTCAATGCCATCTACCGAATGAAAATTTTGTCAATACCTGAATTGAACGCTGTAGTGAAATTTTGCACAAGGAAACATGCAAAAAgtccatctttttttttttctttttttccgaATCCCACAACATAACGTTGATTACTGAACACTgatcattaataaaaacaacatattcAACGTTCATCCTTTaggatttcataaatatttcCAACAAACACACTAGTCAAACAACAactaaaataacagaaaatgaaaCAGAACAGCAAATCTTAAGGGAAAAATCCCACTAACAAAATCTAGAAAATGTCTATACACAATTCTTCGCTACATAACCTTAAAAGAAACCATTTTTATCGCACGACATACGGATATAAAGTGacataaaacttattttttaaacaaaatgttTTGGTTCAAATTTAATCAACCCTTCTGAGGAGCACTTCTCTGCCAAAACTTAAGATGCAAAGCTCTTTCCTCCAACATCTGCTCAACTTCTTCCATTGGAACTCCTTTGGTTTCTGGCACGAAAATGAGAACGAAGAAAATTCCAACGAGGGCAACCACTCCAAATAGCATGAATGTCCATGCTGTCCCAATAGCCACGGTCAAAGTTAAAAAGGTCTGGGAAACAACCAGATTGGAAACCCAACATGTCGTAGAAGCAATTCCACCACATATTCCACGGTACCTTAGAGGATAGATTTCTGAATTCACAACCCATGGAACAGTTCCCATCCCTGGTGAGAAGAATATGATATACAGTGCTAGTCCCATTATTGCAAGCCAACCCATTTTGCTAGGACACCCTTTTGTGTACCATGCTCTATGATCTTTTAGACAAAGAGCCTTTGGGGCTTCATCAGGACTCAAACATGCCCCAGGTAAGAGCTGCATTCACATATAAAACACACCAGTATAAGAACAACCATATATagagagaaattaaaaaggTATGGAGAGACATTGTATTAAAAGTAGGTTTCAATTGGTACtcgaaaaaaaatttaagagttAGACCTACTGACTTATATATGAGATTTAGATCTATACCAACTTATATACTGTGGTTAGGATTTGACTTACTTTGTTAGAGCCGGATGCACAAAAGCCACATTGTGCCTTTAGACACTTCATGCAGTCCCATTCAATAGGATTCACAGCTTTGCTAAAATCAGGACAGGTGTTGTTGAAGTAAGAGGTCTCAATAGAACTAATCATTGGAGAATGAGTTTCAGTCTGGCGGAAGGTGACGGTTAAAAGGGCCAAGGATAAAACACAGCCACACAAACTCAACAAGGCAAGTTTCTTTCGTCCAGTCTTGTCAATGAAGTATATGCTCACGATTGAACCGAATGCATTCAGCCCAGAAGTGATCAGGGACAGAAGAAGTGCAGTCTGGTTGGATGCAAAACCAGCCAACTGAACAATTGTGGGACTGTAGTACATGACAGTGTTGATACCTGTAAATTGTTGGAAGAATTGAAGTCCCATTCCAGCACACAAACCTCTCCTCACTGATTTTGTTTTCAACAGTTTGATTATGCTGATTTTGTCTGAAGGATCTACTTCCTTCATTTCCAATGCAACTGAATCCCGCAAAGCTTGAATTTCAGCTTCCACATCACTAGATGGATAAATTTTCCTTAATATTACTTTTGCTTCCTCTTCCCTTCCCTGTAGGTTACATAATAAAAAGACATATAAGCCCATAGAAAGATACAATTATCACAGAGAAAGAGtaaagtcttaaaaaaatgtattaacgATGATTAAACCTTTCTGAACAACCAACGTGGTGATTCCGGGAGTGTAAACATTAACACCGCTTGTATTACAGCAGGTAGAGCAGCCACTCCAAGCATCCACCTCCATGTACCCGGAGcctgaataaaaaattaacaagacTCTTATCACGTTTACAGAAAGCAATGTCATATAGAAATTCAACGACACACAACATGGATATAATGCGACTAAGACAGCGTAAACTACAGATATTATGCAATTCCGTTTAGTATGAGAAAATAAGTTTTGTTTTCACCATGTAAAACAGATCTATActtctataataattatttaaaaagttatattatatatgataaagtTCACCAGTTTTATTTTTCCATCGGAACACCATAAAAATTCTTGTAGAATGGTATCTTTTATGCAATATAGCATAAAAACAAACAGAAGATTTAGCTGACCTTAGTGAAAGCCAAGTTGATGAGGTAGGAAAGAAATTGTCCACCAGTGACGAGGAAACTGTTGAGAGCTACAAGGGCTCCGCGAACCCTGGTGGGGGAAGTCTCAGAAATGTACAGAGGAGATGCCATTGAAGCCATTCCAACGCCGAGGCCAACAAAAACTCGACCCACGATGAGAATAGGAGACTTAGTAGCAGCAGCCATGATAACTGACCCAACCAAAAAGAGNGNATCAGCTANNAGNATTGNTTTCCTTCTNCCGAAACGATCGTTCATCCATCCACCGACTGCAGCACCTATAATTGCACCAGCAATTGCTGTACTCACTATAGCTTCCTGGAATTTTTACTAGTATCAAAATACTGTTTGAACATGATTCCACCATAACAATTAATTTGCACAATCatgataaatgtttttaattcaaatctcaACATTGAAAGAAGGCCCTGCACGGTTTCACAAATTTGTACAACTAGCTAGTTCGTTATCCGATGATAATTTCAAGAACTTGCGCTTCAAACCCAGAAAATAAAGGGAAAATGCGAGGTTATGACCCATGATAATTAACTATGCGAACCTTTGACAAAACTAATTTCAAccgtttaaaaaattatatgaaagagTTATAATATGAGATAAAGATTTCAGATTCAACTCTCCCACTAATTAATATTTGGGATGGATTTGAAAGAGAGGGTGAGAAATTCTAGATTCAATTGtgggtaaaaaaaattatatcaggTGAGATTAAAAAAGATTGAAATCAGATAAAACTAATTAACTTTTAGGTTAATTAGAAAAactagttaattttaattaaaattaatatattatataataaaatatatttttaaaataaaatattatcatgaatAACATTATCccattatgaataataataaattgcaAATGTAGT
This genomic stretch from Vigna radiata var. radiata cultivar VC1973A chromosome 7, Vradiata_ver6, whole genome shotgun sequence harbors:
- the LOC106765646 gene encoding probable inositol transporter 2, with the translated sequence MEGGVPEADVSAFRECLSLSWKNPYILRLAFSAGIGGLLFGYDTGVISGALLYIRDDFKDVDRKTWLQEAIVSTAIAGAIIGAAVGGWMNDRFGRRKXXLXADXLFLVGSVIMAAATKSPILIVGRVFVGLGVGMASMASPLYISETSPTRVRGALVALNSFLVTGGQFLSYLINLAFTKAPGTWRWMLGVAALPAVIQAVLMFTLPESPRWLFRKGREEEAKVILRKIYPSSDVEAEIQALRDSVALEMKEVDPSDKISIIKLLKTKSVRRGLCAGMGLQFFQQFTGINTVMYYSPTIVQLAGFASNQTALLLSLITSGLNAFGSIVSIYFIDKTGRKKLALLSLCGCVLSLALLTVTFRQTETHSPMISSIETSYFNNTCPDFSKAVNPIEWDCMKCLKAQCGFCASGSNKLLPGACLSPDEAPKALCLKDHRAWYTKGCPSKMGWLAIMGLALYIIFFSPGMGTVPWVVNSEIYPLRYRGICGGIASTTCWVSNLVVSQTFLTLTVAIGTAWTFMLFGVVALVGIFFVLIFVPETKGVPMEEVEQMLEERALHLKFWQRSAPQKG